CTGATGCTGCAGGCCTTCATTATACACTGTTTGGTGTCAATGTCCTTCTTTGAAGCTTGACTTCCTGATCGACTTTTTTTCCTGGTAAAGTTGTTTTTCACATATAAACGTGAAGAACTCTTAAGtattatatagaaccctttttgcgtAGAGTGTagggtattattatttttgaggCTGTATACAAAACACAAGAGGACAGAGGTGTCATTTTGAAtgtcagtcacacacagacCCTCCCCCTATTCCTGTGGTCATATCTATGCCGAGCCGGTTGTGTAAGAGCTTATAGGTTAAAAGAACTTCGAAACTCTGTTTTAGTGGCCTGATGTTGTTAGATTGCTCAAGAACAGTACTGCATAGTAGAGCTGGAGCTATAAAGACGTTCCAGCAATCACAAACAGGTGTGGTAGGACATATCAACATTCACATTTATTGGTGTTTGCAAGAGAGTGCTCAGGGTTTAGTGAGAGGGAGACAGTGGAGTTCTGTGCAGAGAGGGTGTGGTCACCTCAAGGGAAGTTTGAGAGAATGGGGAGGGTGTGGGGGACTGACAGAGTATATATAAGCCCCACCCAAAATTCTTCTCTTTTGGCCTTCTTCACCTGGGAACTGCTTCTGACTACCAGAGAGCTCATCAAGAAACAGGTAACTGTATACATTTAGACCTACTACACTGTTCTCGTGCTAATCTGTTACAGAATCGTCTGCTAATCATCTGTGTTGTTCGTTGACAGGATATGAAGCTTTGGCAGTGTGTTAGCTTCCTCTGTCGTATGCAAATAGGAAGTTGTCGCATTACAATCACGTTAGGCCTCTCAGCTGTACACATACCAGATATAGACATCTAGGAAAGCTAAACCTTTTGTTTAGGTGTAAAATGTCTTTCTGGAGAAGTAGATTTCTCTGTAATTTGTCAGCCTTCCAGTGATTGGCTAAATCTAAATTGTCTGAACACCCAGAAGTCTTACCAGTTGTGACTTGCAGCACTGCTCAGTTGTGTAATAAGGGGGCTAGTGTCTTGCTGTGCACACTTATTTATTAGGTGAAGTCTCTACTCAGACCTCGGGAGAGAAGGGGGGAGGGATTACACTGGTCACAGGATTCAGTTGCTGAGGCATAAACAAACTCATTCTGAGTGCTTAGATGTGAAATGCCTCGATGTAGTGAACCTCTGAGAGTCAGATTTTTTGTCGGTGGAGGGGATGGGGTCCAGGCAGAcaaaacatttaatatatctgaaGGCTACCTCTCATTGTTATTGCATAAAATAATGATTGTGTCTCCTGATGCCTGTGACCCTGTTTTACACTTGTTTTATGATGGTttttatgatgatgataatgaagaTGATGACTAAGCTTTTGGCCTAAAATTTAGCACACCAATATAACAGCCAGTACCAAAAAGAAACCACCCAACATTTACAACCAGTTTACCATTATCAGCACTACATGCAAAAACTCTCAACCCGTAGGTTTACAGGTTGTTTTGGAAAGTATAttaaaatggctatatctgaGCTGCATATGAACTCCTTGTTAGGACCCCCTGGTTCTTATATCCACTACTGTAAGTTTCTCTATAGTGACCCATTTTGAATCTaaacactctgaatgactttatttacattatttacatatttaccaTGAAACAACACTGCACAAAAAGGCCTGAACTGTATTATTAAACGCTCTTCCACACATCAAAGTGAAGATTCCATAATCATTACTGTACGTGAACAGTTAAGAATACAGAGCTTACACACTCTGGAAGGCATTCTTATTGCTTTCCATTTGATTTTGTTAAAAGTGGCCTTTTATAACTGTTTCTTCTGCAACTCTAAGCCATTAGACTATCTTTCCTGTTTTCCATTATTTGTCAGCTCTGCTTGCAGGGGTGTGGTGGGGATAGTTTTTCCCATATGAGTCATCCAAACATGATCCATTCCGCACTGACTGTTTAAATACCCCTGAATAAGACACACTAAATAGAGCATTGAATGCTTTAATACCCTTTAATATGGCCCTGAGGTGTTCTGGTCAGCAGAAATGTGCTAGCTGGTCATCAAAGGTTTCAAATTCTGTTGGTTATTTCTGCCAGAAAAAGAAGACCTTCAGAAAATTAAGTGTGGTTGTTTTCTACTAAATCAACCTGGTTATTCTTTCATTTGTTGAATGATTGCAAAGCAAtgtaatatgtatgtatttgagcAGCTTGAAAAGCAAGGTGTCTCAGACTTACAGGCAGGTACATGATATGAGCTGACCACATAAAAGTATTCTCAATGACATTCCTAAAatctccattactacacacagATCTGTGCTCTAAGACATATTTTATTCTCTTGTTCACAGATACCATGGATGTAAGTTTACTCTTATCTTCATACGTGGATTTTATTGGATGCAATAATGAATGCTGGAAGACCACACCTGAAACTCCAATAAACCATACCTGACTCTACCTGTTCTTCTATTTACTGCCCATATCTCACCATACAATCCACTTCCTTCTCAGTTTAAATATTATGTATGGGTTTAGTTTCTCAGACACAAATTAAACCTAATCCTACACTAAAAAGTATTTCCAAAGTGATTTTTAGTTTTGATAATGTTGTTGTAATTTATTCCAAGATTCCTTAATCAGTGTCTATAAAACTAGCCAGAAGTAAAAGGgcgttcttttttattttacaagaCAAATAGTTTTTCTATTTCTCAGCTTGCAGATGCTCTTGATAGTGGAGCAGCACCGAGCAGTCAGTCAGAGGGGCAAGCATGGCCAGGACAGCCCGCCAATACCGCCTGGCCTGGACAACCTGCTTGGCCTGGGCAGCCAGGCCAGCCCACCTGGCCAGGGCAGCAGCCAGGCATGCCAGCTCAGCCATACTGGCCTGCTCAGCCTGGTCAACCTGCTCAGCCTGGCCAGCCAGCATGGCCTGGACAACCCAACCAGCCAGCATGGCCTGGACAACCCAACCAGCCAGCATGGCCTGGACAGCCCAACCAGCCCACTGCACCAGGCTGGCCAGGCCCCGCACCACCAACTGCCCCTCAAACCGGCCTACCACTGGTGAGACATTCAGTTTCATGTTAGTTGTTGCTGGCAACCTTTTCCATTCTTAGGTTTTTTCCTGAAGCTGTCATAATTCCCTGTCTTCACTGATACAGAAGGAATATGCAGCATGCATTAAAACAGCAAAGCccatatttttgtttctttttgctAGACCGTTCCATATAAGATGACTCTACCCAGAGGAGTTTATGACAAGCTGATCATTACCATCCAGGGGGAGATCAAGCCAAATGCTAAAATGTAAGAACAATCATAAAATATGACATTCCTAACTGTTTCTGATCTAATTTTGACACCCTTGAAAACCAAGTCATATAGATACTATCAATATGTATGTCTAAATACTTACTGTATGATGCTTTTTGTTGAACCTAAGTGTAATTTAACAAGTGGGTGCTGGTGTATAACTTGTCACACACTGAAATTGCACCGTTTCTGATTGTTAGGGTCACAATTGATCTGAGCAGAAACAGCGATATAGCTCTTCATCTCAACCCCCGCTTCAATGAAGGTGGAAAGAAAGTAATAGTGAGAAACAGCATGATAGGCAACAAGTGGGGCAAGGAGGAAAGAGATTCTCCATTTCCTTTTGTCCCAGGGCAGTCTTTTGAGGTAAGTACCGTGATTGGATATGCTGAGGATTGGTTTACAGTTCAGCTTTTTTGCCAT
The Salminus brasiliensis chromosome 10, fSalBra1.hap2, whole genome shotgun sequence genome window above contains:
- the lgals3b gene encoding galectin-3b, producing the protein MDLADALDSGAAPSSQSEGQAWPGQPANTAWPGQPAWPGQPGQPTWPGQQPGMPAQPYWPAQPGQPAQPGQPAWPGQPNQPAWPGQPNQPAWPGQPNQPTAPGWPGPAPPTAPQTGLPLTVPYKMTLPRGVYDKLIITIQGEIKPNAKMVTIDLSRNSDIALHLNPRFNEGGKKVIVRNSMIGNKWGKEERDSPFPFVPGQSFELKILCTQNEFKVAVNKSHLFEFRHRIHELNQINQLTIYNDLTLSSVNVETLP